One Salvia splendens isolate huo1 chromosome 1, SspV2, whole genome shotgun sequence genomic window, AGCAATATATCGATGTTGAAAATATGCTGGGTAGCTTGATTAGGATTCTGATGtccttattattttattacgGAGGTTAATAGGAGTTCTTAATATTAATCAATATCTTGGTGAAATGAGAACAATATATCCTTGTATCGTACCACATATATGGTATTCATCTTCATTCTGCGGCTTGTGCTGAAGAATGAGTTCTGAAAATGAAACCTAACACAATGAGAACCTTTGATGGACCTGAATGATTATGGTAGAGCCGTAGCATGCTCTAAAGTCTATAGCCACTGTGCTACAGTTACAGTTGAAGTACTAGGCTGGTCTTTTTACCTTATTACATATTTGATAGAAAGGAGTAATTATCATTGGAAAATTAGAAATTGTTTCACTTATGTACTAATACCATGTTGTAAGGTAGCATGAAATTTCTTTTGTGCAACTTGTTCATGTAATTTATGTTAAGACAGCACAGGCAAGGAAGTTATCATCTTGAATCTTTCTGGAGTATAGTCTATGCCTAGAATAGATTCAGTTTGAGGCcccacatttttatttttccttaccCGGAACTCTTAGTAAAAGCAAGTTTTTTTGAGGACACTCTCAGCCAATCCTGTGATGGAAGAGTGAGATGTACCAACAAGTAAAAGTGATTATTTATTGCAACCTTTTAGTTCTTGTGTCTGTATTTGTTGATTTTTGTGGTTCATTAGTCATTACACAATGTCAACATACACAACTATGAGCACATAAATTTTCTTCTATTATGAAATACTATGAAGTTTACTAGGTGAACATGCTAGTTCAGAATCAAGAAAGTCTTGTGCTGTTCTcacattatttatatttatgatttatgaTTCTGCCAGTCTTAGCTTGTTGGTAGGAAGTACCCTCAATTGACTATACTTTCTGTTACTTTTGCATTTCAATGTAGAAGAATATGGATATACCAGCGACATAGTGGTATCATCTATTCGTGCTGGGATGAAGAGGGAGTTTGCCTTCCTGATGAAGGCTCAGTCTGAAATGGGGGAGCTTCCAGCAGGCAGGAGAGTAACCAGGTCCCAGAGAGGCGGTAGGTCCAGCAGAAACTATGTGGTAAGTGGTAATAAGATTAATAAGAAAATGAAGGTGTATGCTTCTAAGAAATCGAAAAAGATTGAAGAAGAGAAACCAGAAACAGATGATGTAGTCAAGTTGGAGCCAACTAATGTTTTGGATAGTCAAGTTGTAGTTGACATTGAATCTGATATGGGCAACTGTTCAAGAAATTTAGATGCTGACTTAGTCAATGTAATTGGCGATGAAGCAGAAGAAAAAGTAGGTGCAATAAATTTAGATGTTGAGTCAGTTGCTGTAGTGGTCAATGGAGCAGACGAGAAAGTCGGCCCAAGAAATTTAGAGGCCGACTCAGTTGCTTTAGTGAGCGATGAGGCAGAACAGAAAGTGGGTGCAAGAAATTTAGAGGCTGACTCAGTTGCTGTGGTGAGCGATGAAGCAAGACAGAAAGTGGACGCAAGAAATTTAGTGGTTGGCTTAGTTGCTATAGTGGGCAATGAAGCAGATGAGAAAGTGGGCGCTGATTCAAGGAAATGCATTAGCCAGCCTTTGTGCACAGATTCACCTGTGGATCAGGTTGGAGGTTGTGATAGAGTTTCTATTCATGAAAATGATAGACAACTAAGCAGTGTCTCTGATTTGGGATGTGAGAGTACTGCAGAGCGTACAAGCTTGTCTTTGGCAAAGCCACCAAGGAGATTTACACGCTCAGCTTTGAAGATGCAGGATGGGGTGATAGAGTTAGGATTGGGGGCAGGATCTGTGGAGAGTATGACTACAAGTCCGTCAAAGCTTGAAATGAAAATGTCAAAAAAGATTGGGTTTAAAAGGGCTCCGATTAAATTAAAGGACCTTCTTGAGACAGGATTGCTCGAGGGTCTTCATGTCCGCTATATAAATGGATCAAAGGTAGTCATATTTGACAATTAGATTTTTCCATGTAACTTTTTATACGGTTGATGACatcttttctttgaaatttcCAGGGGAGGAGGAGGCCTGAATCTGAACTTCAGGGAGTTATTAAGGGGAGTGGGATATTATGTTCATGTGATGAATGTGAGGGGAAAAAGGTAAATTTTGTTGATCATTGACTTGTGTTGATCTGAATGATTCTTTTCACTAACTACTAGTTGTTGGTGTAGGTTGTTACTCCTAATCAATTTGAATTCCATGCACATAGTAGCAATAAGCGTCCACCAGAGTATATATATTTGGAGAATGGAAAAAGTCTTAGTGATGTGCTTAAAGCATGCAAGGCCAATCCTTCAGATCCGCTGGAAGGTGTCATCCATAATGCAATTGGCCGGTCAATTTATACAACCGCCTTCTGTCTCAATTGCAGAGGTGATGTCTGTGTTCATTATTTTTTGATATGTCATAAGTTGCTTATGTGCTTAAAAGGGATATTTAAAATGgtttattttttgatttttctctccctcttttctttttccttcaCCAGCTTTTTATGCTTTCAGGGTTGATTCCTGAAATTGGTGCTGGCCGAGCAATGCTTCTTTGTGACTCCTGTGTGCTACCAAAGGAGTCTGTCCCCAGTCAAGCTCAGATCAGTGATGTCACCCTCAGGTAGTTCCATATGTAGCTAGGTTGAGAACTAAACTGGAACAACATTTTGTTTGGCATTCTTTTTGTAGAATGAATGTTAGCATGGTATCCTTAACATGTTATGAGAACGCAAGGGCATCATGTAAATTTAGAGAATAATTTAGATTGTTAGGATACATTATCTACTTTTTCCATAGAACCTGGATATTGAACGCAGAATGCAAGGACGTGAAACAAAATAGCAGGTGATATAGGGAAAAAAACACTGCAGAAATTTGGTTTATCTCTATCGTGAAGATAATATTTTCTTAGATATAAAACATTGATAGTGTTTTGCTCAGATCGGTGCTGTATATGATGTTAACATACCCAAACACTTATCTTGTCTTGTGGCAAATAATGTAATTATGCTTAACTATAATCTGAATAGTTGATGGTGTGATAAAAAGACATGTAAGTTTAGGCTTCCAAGATGAGCATAGAATTGGTCTGCGCAAAATGTGTCATTGTAGGCAGATAGGCTTGAGTGTTAATTACTTCTCCTTTTAGCTCATGACGGTGGTATATCTTCACAATCAACATACCCTATTAGCTAGTTATTTTATCTTCTTGTCAGTGTTTATTGATATGGTCTTTTCTGATGATAATTTTAGGTCTCCTTTGGCTGGTTCACTAGCTACTGCCTCTTCTATTTGTCTGCCTGAAGTTCTAGATAGTGTTCAAGCTTCTCCACATAGCCAACCTCAAGCTAAGAGTCAGGGGAAGCTGACACGGAAGTAAGTTCCATTCGATTCTGTAGTACTACTATGCATATTCTTTGGATTCACAACTGCTGGCCATCTTCAAATTATGCATGTGTTTGGTATATAGCTATCTCTATTACAATGTTAATTCTAGTGTTTCCTCTCTGCAGGGATCTGAGGATGCATAAGTCTGTTTTAGCAGAAGATCTGCTCCCTGATGGCACTGCTTTGTCGTATGTTATGCATGGAAAGGTGAATGGGTACCACCATTAACACTCTTTGTAGACCCCTAttctttatactccctctgtcccataaaaatatggtcATATGATATGGCActggaattaagacaaaattggtaaagtaagaaagaggaagggaccgtagttaaagtagtgttagtggagagtggaacccacattattattagtgttttaatGGTGGTAAGTTGTAGATAACTTGATGTATAGGGGTAATAAATTGGAATAACttcccataaatggaaatgcccatatttttatgagacggacgaaaatggaaagtgcacatatttttatgggacggagggactaTATTGTTTCCAGAATGTTCATGGACAGTAAGGCAGTTCTAGCTTTCTGGAAATGATCTAATGATTTTCTTTTGAAATGATTTTTTACATTCTCGTCAATTACTCCTCCTGAGCAGATAAAGCTCGAGGGTTACAAGAAAGATGGTTCAATCTTCTGCTTCTGTTGCAAGAAAGTGGTatgtttctctttctcttttatttgaGAGTTGAAACTCAGTTCCTGTTACCTCTAGTCACTCACCTTTAATGATGCTGCCTTGCTCTTTATGAAAAGGTGAGCCCCTCCCAGTTCGAGGCTCATGCTGGTTTTGCTTCACGTCGGAAGCCGTGAGTATTACTTTTCCTCTTGTTTCATAATTTTATGGGGAAACATTATTACTAATTGCACTTGGTCATCCGTAGCAGTCAACACTTCCTGATCTGTAGACTGAAGCTGTTGTATGAGCCATTTAATAACTCCCTCCATTTCAAGTTGATTGCGGTGTTTCTTTTTGGCACATGATTTAAGAAAGTAATATTTAGTGAGTTAagtggagaaaaaaaaagtaggagagacaATAAAGTAGATAAGTGAAAGAGAGAATAAGTAAGATTAAAAGTGTTGAATTTTGGCAAAATGAATACAAATCGATTAACTTTGGACGGCAGGAGTATATCACATTTTTTGAAGCCTAGTAGTCATATCTGAAACAACAAAAGGACGAGTCGGGTGCCTGGGGGACAAGTaaacaattttaaaaacttAATTTCTGGTAATTTTTGTTAACTTAAGGTTGCTTGGCTTGCAGGTACATGAGTATATACACTTCCAATGGAGTTTCTCTGCATCAGCTATCCCTTGAACTTTCCAGAAGTCGTAAATCATCTACTGAAGAAAATGATGATCTTTGTTCTATTTGTGAGGATGGAGGAGATCTGTTATGCTGTGAAAATTGCCCACGAGCTTTCCACATTGGTGAGGATATTTCAACAATTTAGACAACTGTATAGTATATTCTGCTCTGGTTAGTTTCACGTGATGACAGTGATTGTATAATATATTGAAACTGCAGTTCTTTGAAGTTCAGTCTATTATGATATGTTGATTTATCCTACTAcattaaaaactaaaatacGCTAATCACGAGAGTCTTTGTATTTGTTCATCTTTTCTTCTCTATCTCATTTCCACCTGATTTTTAGATGATTGGTTTTTCTGCTGAAGTTAATGCCTAAATGATTATGTTCATAACTTGCTACCTGCTACTAAACCCGCAATCCTTCATTGTTCAATTCCTTCCTTCTGCTTCTTACATATCTATTTTGGTCTCTTGGTTTGCTGCAGAATGTGTTGATCTCTTGAATATTCCTCAGGGAATATGGTACTGCAACTACTGCCAGAATATGTTTGAAAAGGAAAAGTTTGCAGAGAATGATGCTAATGCAATCGCAGCTGGTAGAGTCCCTGGTGTAGATCCACTAGAGGACATCACCAGGAGGTGCATTCGTATTGTTgcaaatattgaaaaatatattGGGGGTGGATGTGTTATTTGCAGGTTGTTTATCTTTGGCATTTATATTTCTGCTTTCACTTTTCTTTTCCTGTACTGTTTATATTTGGCATCCACATCAAACCTTTGAGTGTTTTCTTAATGAGATAAATATGCCTGGAATCCCAAAAAAGTGAAATGCTTTTAAAAAGCTGGAAAACATGTTTATGTGTAGAATATTAATCTAGTGATCCCATGATTCATAACGACTATTATGGAATCCATTATATCCAAAGACCTCTATTTTGGTTATCTTCTCtcatttttctgtttttcatATATGTGGTTATTGCAGAGTAGATGAGTTCAGCAAGTCAGGTTTTAATGACCACACAGTTATGATCTGTGATCAGGTATTAACCTTTGCTCTTATATATTGAGAAAGGTTTGGAATTGGAAGTCATGTCAAAATGGTTGCTGTTTTGATAATGGGAGCATGTTGAACTATGTTTATGGTTTTTGTAGTGTGAGAGAGAATATCATGTCAAATGTCTAAGGGAGCTAGAGATTGAGGATTTGAAGGTTTGCACAATGATTACCTTTCTTTCGGAGTTTCCAAAAATCCTAACACACCATGTGGCTTAATTAGGACTAAGGGTTGCAATCAAAACTGCAGGCACTTCCAGAAACTGAATGGTTCTGCAGCAAAGAGTGCAGCAGTATCCATTCTATACTTCACAAGATGATTGGTGATGGTGACCAAATGCTTCCAGAAGCTGTCCTTAATGTCCTGGAGAAGAAAGGCGATGGACAAGATTCAGAGGAGAATCCTAAGCTAGATGTGAGATGGAGGCTACTCAGAGGAAAAGTATCTTCAGAGGACACCAGGGTTTGGCTTTCTGGTGCTGTCACTATATTTCATGTGAGTACCTAAGTCATTTGCTATTGCTTCGATCTTTGTATTGTTTACAGTATTTATGTACCTCACGATTCTATATGTCATTCCCTGTTAATATGACCTCCATCTTTACTAATTTTATGACTTGATTTCTTAGAATTGTTGACAGCATGTGGTAGATTTTTCTTCCCTGCATATAATTGCTACTCCCTTTATTGACGTTACAATTTGACGATCCTGGAAATTGTTGGTTTTTCCTAAGTTAGAAATGCAtgcattcaatatttttttctatttatttgccATGCCACCGTCCACATGATGATAGATGCTCGTATTAACAATATCCTTGGGTGTCTATAAATGCTGGGGGACAGGCCTAACTGCAATTTTATCACATGCGCTTATAAAAAATTGCTACATatgttgtaaatttgtaatgttGCTTTCTTTTGGTGGCATTGTTCTGAGCCTTGTAAATTACCTGAGTGTTGTTGATCACTGTGACCAAAATTTCTTCAGGACCGATTTGATCCTATAGCTGATGCCAGCACCAGCCGTCTTGACCTTATTCCAACAATGGTTTATGGGTAAATGAGTCTCTCATACTTCTCACATGGCTTATTTATGCGACTTTTTATTGATTGGACATAGCTTCAATTATTGCTAATTATTTGCAGGAGGAAATTCAAAGACCAAGAATTTTATGGCATGTATTGTGCTATATTGACAGTCGGGTAAGAATATTATAACTTTCCATATGCTTTTTATCTCCTTAATTATATGTTTCCTTTTGAAATGAACCATCATTTCTACAGCTCTGCAGTAGTATCAGCCGCCATAGTGCGGGTTTTTGGGGAGGAAGTTGCAGAGCTTCCTTTAGTTGCAACAAGGAGTGATTGTCAAGGAAAGGTGGGTCATTTAATGGAATCGAACAATATCATCCTTTTGCTTTCTCAATCGTAAAATGATTTATAATTTCCATCTACAGGGATACTTTCAGGCGCTCTTTGCCTGTATTGAGCATCTTTTGTTGTCACTCAACATCAAGGATCTGGTGCTTCCTGCAGCAGATGAAGCAGAATCACTGTGGAAAACCAGATTTGGGTTTGAAAAACTTGACCAGGAAAAGGTTAGTTAATTACTTATCTTAATTATACTACTACACATCATTGCATATGTTCAAGCCCAACAACATTGAAGAAAGGCTTACTTTCTACATCGGGCGTCTCTTCTCTCTTGCCTCACagttagatgaatacaagaagaGTTACCAGTTGATGATCTTCGAGGGAACTTCGATTCTGCACAAGTCGATGTCAAAGTCTTGAAGTATCAACTGGAGTGTATGTAGCAAGAATTTTGAAGAGATGGGTTTTCCCCAGCGTAGGCCATTAAAATTATTTGGATGGTTTTGTTCATCTTATAGAATGTGAAAATGCCAAAGTACATAGAGGTATACTTACACCTAGGTAGGCTGTAGCTCAATTGTTTATTTACAGGATTATGTGGTTGGAGTAGAATCATCTCCTGTGTAATTTCCATCTATTTTTGTTCTACTACAAGTCttattttttcttctaattATAACCATTCTGCCTTAATTCCTTTTTTAGCAGGCTCCCAACACTTTTATGAAAGTTTATCAAACAGCATTTTATAAGAATATTCTTTTTTACAGCATCAATATCAATATAGACTTTTGAgactttataaatatatttctaGCGGAGCACTAGTGCGCCTCCTTAATTAGAGTTACAATATACTGTCAACCTCGTGCTGCCACGTGACACGTAACATGCAACATTGTAATCACTTCAATGCAATACACATTTGTGAGTTGTGGATGGATTTCTCAAGATTGCATTATAGTTATATGAAGATTAACTATAATAAGattgtattttatatttgagttttgCATTTTCATGGGAGCTCTTCCAAAAAAAAGGaacagtttttatttttagaggatggactaaaaaggaactgtttcctttttagtccatcctctaaaaataaaaactttctatTTAGGAAATTTCTTTCCCTTTAATGAAGTGAGATTCATTTTCTCTAAACATACTTTTCTTTCCACCCCGCTCTTACTTTAATAATCGTGCgttaaaactcgtgttatttcaagagtttttatttttggggaATGGAGGGAccgagggagtattaaatatcaTCCCGTTTGGGGCATGAgatatatatgaaaaaaatcGTCAAAGTTGATCATCCATTCTGAAAATTTCGAGTATTGTTTTATTTTGGTGTATGTTCCCTTTAGCCTAGAACCGTTGTTTCAATACTTAAGTTGGTTTGCTATGCTAGTTATTGCTTTTCTCTTAGATATGCTTTTAAACCTTGAGTGGTTTCTAGCCACAATATATACTACGAGCCTTCCGAAAAGACATTGGTGAGTGATTTTGTAAAAGGAACATAAATGGGAAGTGAACACTTCTCTATAAACTCGACTTCTTGTTTTAAAAAGactcaaaaatcaaattttgctataaagagaataaaaatttagtatttttggtaattttatACTCACTCCTACCACAATTTCTTCATGCATTTTTTATGTGggataaaatatagtagtaatttatatatatgtaggACCGAAATATATGatgcatttaattttaaaaaagtaaacaCTTAAGTATTCCAGGAGTTGAAAATAGAGTATGAGGTAATGGAGTTATTTTTCATTCTCATGATTAAGACTTTATAAGACCTCTCACGGGCGGAATTTTAAAAATGCCTTACAAATATATTAGTAGTTGGAAATATGCCTTTAAATTTTCAAGACTTCTTATGGCGAATTAAGACTTGCTTTTACGAATATTTTATAGACAATTGTTTTTACTTTCGTGattaataaaatgaatttgactgattaattatcatttataaaaattttataaaatgaatttgactgattaattatcaattttttaaaaacaaaagtcgtattttttaattgtgcatcaaattaaatacaatatataattgtaaatttaaaaaattaatgaaagttttgtatactaaaaaaagtaaaaaatgaactGAAGTGTGAAGTGCTCCACTATTGTGGCTATGTTTACACAGATAACTTTTATGGAGTATGTCTAAGAGGCTTCGTAGTGTAATGTAACTATGAAGTGAATATAATGCTCCgctgttatgacttatgaacaCCACTGACTCTAATTACCTGCACTACACTACACTACTCTCTCATACACACACAACAAATACCTACGTACAATGCATTTGGTTAATTTAATTGGGAAAACAAAGATTAGCTTAATACAATCCACTAATTTTGTCTAACAGTGAGTTTGTGACAACTGGTATAGAAGTAGGCCTAGCATTAAAAAACTTTCCATCTTTCTCTTGTACACTTCTATACACACTTTTTTGATAGTAAAAATTCAGCACATCTTATTCATAATCGTTTGCCACCTGTTTCCCTAGTTTGGCTGTGGAAACATATGAAACATATCAACCAAATCACAAGAAACTAAACTTAAATTTGACATAATTTAGCTCATCACCACAGCATGCATATACAATAGATTAGAAAGCACATACAAAATCGAAATACAATCAAGAAAAAATCTCGAAATCTTATCCTTAGCAAGAAGTGGATTGCTTAATTTgattaaaagaataaataagattatagtaattaagaggtgattaattaattagaggGCGGAGTAGATGATTAATAGCGCCCACTAGCATGTGGGCACGAATTACTTAAGTGGGCACATCACATGGCTTAGAAAATAATCACCGAAACGTGcacataacaaacacacacaacCAACAACAACTTGACAACCTAATTACTCCCTTAACCCTTCCCACATAGCTGCAATTAATTATTGGATATTACATTTAAGATGACTCTTTCATTTGATTAAATCCAACATAAGATGGTTGAACCATATTATAGATTGAACATGAGGTTATGCTCTACCTAATTAGTTGTACCttgagtttttttaaaatatatgtcCTTTTGTTTTTCCATCTGAAACTAACCCTAATACAAATACTTTTACCTATGTATATCAAGCGAATTTTCCATTATCTTTTTCCATTCTAACTTTAGATCTATGTTCCCAAAATATAACACGTCtagcaattttaatttttgataaTTTGATCAGTCacattttacaaaattataGCTTAGGCTGTTGGAACAAGAATCGTTTGCATACACCTGTCATATTATGAGTTAATACTACCAATAAAAAGCTTTGCCATGAATGACAAATATAACCTAGCAACCTATACAAAGATCTAAATACTAGATATTCCATCTTTTAATTCTCATTATCTTAATATGTACTCTCTTcgtttgtaaaaaaaaatgtctcattttgTTATTTCAGGACATCCGTGATTTAAAGTCgaatttactttttttcaattttacgTAAGTGCATCTCACCATTCAACTAAATCATTAaatcacattctattataaaaccaatatatgaaaataggttcatatttcattaactttttttcccttttttttttacagaattgaacaattatttaaaatacgtattgaTTCAAAATAAGACTATAAATGACgtacaaattaataatattggTTACAATCACCAGATGAGTGGATAATGGGTTTAGTTAGTTAGATTAGAAGCTTTAAAGTggtttaaattaaattaaaggtGATTATATAAGGTGGATTTGATAAATTAGTAGATGCAAGAAGTGAGGTGGCAAGAGAAACAGGTTCGAATATGTGAATATTAATACAGGTGGGTTGGTTTGGCAGTTACCAGACCTATCTTTCATATCCATTTATTACTCGTCATTTATTGGAAAGTCGAAACACACACTCAAACAAAACCTTTTATTCATTTTGTAATCTAAGTTGCAAACGCAACCTAATCCATCACTTTTGCTTGTGGTGCTCTTCATCCTCATGCCTTCAACCCCTTCTTCCAGTCACTCTCCCACCCATaactactagtactagtattcaTCTCTCAACTTTTATTCTATCAGACTATATATCGATattattgataattttattatttaaaatagtaaTAAACGATAttccataaaatcaaatattgtACTACTAGCTAGTTGCTTGAAATTAACATTTTGTTACTATCCTTGGAATTagacaaacaaaataaaaaacacatgaAAAGATGGCCACATCACTTACTTTTCGTGAATGAAAGGCAACCATGAATAGTAACCACTTACTCACTCAAAGAATTCAACTTAAACTGGCCACTTAAAAAATGAACACAACCAAAATGTTTAATCTGCCTCGTTCAAATCTCAATGAATTTATTACAGGAAACAATAATGAATATTGTAGCTCATA contains:
- the LOC121741597 gene encoding uncharacterized protein LOC121741597 isoform X2; this encodes MKREFAFLMKAQSEMGELPAGRRVTRSQRGGRSSRNYVVSGNKINKKMKVYASKKSKKIEEEKPETDDVVKLEPTNVLDSQVVVDIESDMGNCSRNLDADLVNVIGDEAEEKVGAINLDVESVAVVVNGADEKVGPRNLEADSVALVSDEAEQKVGARNLEADSVAVVSDEARQKVDARNLVVGLVAIVGNEADEKVGADSRKCISQPLCTDSPVDQVGGCDRVSIHENDRQLSSVSDLGCESTAERTSLSLAKPPRRFTRSALKMQDGVIELGLGAGSVESMTTSPSKLEMKMSKKIGFKRAPIKLKDLLETGLLEGLHVRYINGSKGRRRPESELQGVIKGSGILCSCDECEGKKVVTPNQFEFHAHSSNKRPPEYIYLENGKSLSDVLKACKANPSDPLEGVIHNAIGRSIYTTAFCLNCRGLIPEIGAGRAMLLCDSCVLPKESVPSQAQISDVTLRSPLAGSLATASSICLPEVLDSVQASPHSQPQAKSQGKLTRKDLRMHKSVLAEDLLPDGTALSYVMHGKIKLEGYKKDGSIFCFCCKKVVSPSQFEAHAGFASRRKPYMSIYTSNGVSLHQLSLELSRSRKSSTEENDDLCSICEDGGDLLCCENCPRAFHIECVDLLNIPQGIWYCNYCQNMFEKEKFAENDANAIAAGRVPGVDPLEDITRRCIRIVANIEKYIGGGCVICRVDEFSKSGFNDHTVMICDQCEREYHVKCLRELEIEDLKALPETEWFCSKECSSIHSILHKMIGDGDQMLPEAVLNVLEKKGDGQDSEENPKLDVRWRLLRGKVSSEDTRVWLSGAVTIFHDRFDPIADASTSRLDLIPTMVYGRKFKDQEFYGMYCAILTVGSISRHSAGFWGGSCRASFSCNKE
- the LOC121741597 gene encoding uncharacterized protein LOC121741597 isoform X1, giving the protein MKREFAFLMKAQSEMGELPAGRRVTRSQRGGRSSRNYVVSGNKINKKMKVYASKKSKKIEEEKPETDDVVKLEPTNVLDSQVVVDIESDMGNCSRNLDADLVNVIGDEAEEKVGAINLDVESVAVVVNGADEKVGPRNLEADSVALVSDEAEQKVGARNLEADSVAVVSDEARQKVDARNLVVGLVAIVGNEADEKVGADSRKCISQPLCTDSPVDQVGGCDRVSIHENDRQLSSVSDLGCESTAERTSLSLAKPPRRFTRSALKMQDGVIELGLGAGSVESMTTSPSKLEMKMSKKIGFKRAPIKLKDLLETGLLEGLHVRYINGSKGRRRPESELQGVIKGSGILCSCDECEGKKVVTPNQFEFHAHSSNKRPPEYIYLENGKSLSDVLKACKANPSDPLEGVIHNAIGRSIYTTAFCLNCRGLIPEIGAGRAMLLCDSCVLPKESVPSQAQISDVTLRSPLAGSLATASSICLPEVLDSVQASPHSQPQAKSQGKLTRKDLRMHKSVLAEDLLPDGTALSYVMHGKIKLEGYKKDGSIFCFCCKKVVSPSQFEAHAGFASRRKPYMSIYTSNGVSLHQLSLELSRSRKSSTEENDDLCSICEDGGDLLCCENCPRAFHIECVDLLNIPQGIWYCNYCQNMFEKEKFAENDANAIAAGRVPGVDPLEDITRRCIRIVANIEKYIGGGCVICRVDEFSKSGFNDHTVMICDQCEREYHVKCLRELEIEDLKALPETEWFCSKECSSIHSILHKMIGDGDQMLPEAVLNVLEKKGDGQDSEENPKLDVRWRLLRGKVSSEDTRVWLSGAVTIFHDRFDPIADASTSRLDLIPTMVYGRKFKDQEFYGMYCAILTVGSAVVSAAIVRVFGEEVAELPLVATRSDCQGKGYFQALFACIEHLLLSLNIKDLVLPAADEAESLWKTRFGFEKLDQEKLDEYKKSYQLMIFEGTSILHKSMSKS